A stretch of DNA from Flavobacteriaceae bacterium MAR_2009_75:
ATTGATCACTATCGTAAGCGAAAGCCATTTTTTCCGTTGGAAAAAAAATATATCGATGCTATATCTGAAATTGTTGAAGAAGACAAACCTTCTCTTGAACGAATCTTAAGGCTCGTAAAACAAGAAATTCAAAAACTGCCTCCCAAATGCAAAGAAGTATTTTTGTTAAGTAAAGAAGAAGGCCTTAGTAATATTGAAATAGCAGAATACAAGAATGTTTCAATAAAAGCTGTTGAAGGCCACTTGCACAAAGCTTTCAACATTCTTCGCAAAAGCTTTGATGGTAAATTAGACGGTTATTTTTTCGTGATATTCGGTTTTGATAAGAGGTAATGCCCTTTATTCAAATAGTATACCATGAGTATTTCTAATACTAGAAATTAAAATCATTCATCAACACAATGTCCTTTGTTCTC
This window harbors:
- a CDS encoding RNA polymerase sigma-70 factor (ECF subfamily), which produces MSNNFSDNNELITALKKGQSNAFNYLVDTYHHRLCVYAYSLIHDQDSAEDIVQNVFVRTWHKRQKLKTDFSIKSFLYRSVYNEFIDHYRKRKPFFPLEKKYIDAISEIVEEDKPSLERILRLVKQEIQKLPPKCKEVFLLSKEEGLSNIEIAEYKNVSIKAVEGHLHKAFNILRKSFDGKLDGYFFVIFGFDKR